The Alistipes finegoldii DSM 17242 DNA segment GAATTCGCAGACCAGCACCGCGTTGCCGGGGTCTGCACCGTCCAGATAATCGCGTACGCCGTACCGGAGCGCACGCTGCGATGCGGCGGCTCCGACGGTCACGGGGTGGGAGCTGCTTTTCAGCTCGTTGCCTGAAAAATCCGTCAGCGTGAGTTTCATTACTCCCCGGAGCGGCTTCCGCAGGTCGGAGACGACGAAAATGTCGAGCGTATCGCCTTGGATGTAAGGGGAGACGACGACCGGTTCGCACGCTTTCCTTACAAAGTAGTGCATGGCTTTCCACCGGCCGTAATAGTCGATTCCCGACCAGCTGGCGCAGGGCCATACGTCGTTGAGCTGCCAGATGAGCGACCCCATGCAGTAGGGCATGTTGCGCCGATGCGCCTCCATCGCCGTCTTCATCCCTTCGGCCTGCATCAATTGGCTGAGGTACAGCGTGCGTGCGAAATCGTCGCTGCGCAGGTATGACCGATCGACATATTCCAGCATCCGGGCGTCTCCCTTTTTCCGGTCGCCCTGATGCGACGTCATGGACGGAGAGGCGAGGCGGCGCTCCCCTTCGGGGATGAAACGCTCGACCGAGGAGAGTTCGGGGTAGGATTGGAGTCCGTATTCCGAGATGAAACGGGCGATTTGGGTGTTGTAGGCCGATATGGGGTCGCCTTTGTGCCAGACGTCCCAGTTGTGTACGTCGCCGTAGCGCCAGCGGTCCGCCGTATCGAGCCCCCAGCCCGGCGAGGGCGACGAGTGCCAGTAGGGTACGGTGCCGCCGCAAAGGCTGTCCACCACGCCGGGCAGGATATTCCGGAAGATGGTTTCGTTTACGCGGTCGAACTGTTCGGCCTCTTCTTCCGTATAGAATTTGCGGAACCGGCTGTTGCGTTTGTCGTGGGGTTTCCATGCTACGTCTATTTCGTTGTTGCCGCACCAGAGGACGAGCGACGGGTGGTTGCGCAGCCGGCGTACGTTGTCTTCGGCTTCGGCCCGGATGTCGGCGTAGATCTGCGCCGATCCGGGATACATGTTGCAGGCGAAGACGAAATCCTGCCACACCATGATGCCGTACCGGTCGCACATTTCGTAGAAATCGTCCGACTCGTACGTGCCGCCGCCCCAGACGCGCAGCATGTTCATATTGGCTTGGGCGGCGCTCCGCACGAGAAATTCCGTTTTCTCCCGCGAAATCCGGGGCAAAAACGCGTCGGCCGGCACATAGTTGGAGCCTTTGCAGAATACCGGGATGCCGTTGATCTCGAAGCCGAAACCGCGGCCGCGGCCGTCCGCATCGTCGCGGCAGCGGAGCGATACGGTTCGTACGCCGCATCTGACGGCCGTGCGGTCAAGCTCCCTCCCCTCTTTTTCCAGCACCAGCTCCACGTCGTAGAGGTAAGGCTCGCCCATTCCGTTGGGATACCACAACCGCGGAGAGGGAATCTCGAACGGCTCTTCGATTGAATGCGTCCCGGCATCCAGCGTCTTGTCTGCCGTGAGGATGCTCTTGCCGTTCAACAGTATCCGGATGCGATAGCAGCCGGCCGCATCCGTCCGTAATGCGGCCGATGCGCTCATCTGCGCCTTTCGCGGCCCTGTCGAGCGGGTGCGCACGTGGAAATCCTCCACGCGGGCTTCGTTCCACGCTTCGAGCGCGACCGGACGCCACAATCCGGAGGTGACATAGCGCGGCGCCAAGTCCCAGCCGTACTGGTAGCCCGACTTGCGGGTGAAAACGCTTACCTTGTTGGGGCCCAGTCCGCCCAATGCGCCGAGGTCGTTGTTGGCGGTGAGACGGCCGCCGTAGGCCGCCATGTTTTTGAGCCCCTGCATGACCGGGGAGTGAAAAACGACGTGCAGGCGGTTGTTCCGGGATTTCAGCAATCCCTTGACGTCGCTTTTCCATGTGCGGAACATGTTGCCCGTGCGGTGAAGCAGTTCGCCGTTCAGCCTGATGTCGGCATAGCAGTCCACTCCTTCGAAGACGAGCCGCACGTTGTCGTACGACGCCAATTCGGGTGCGTCGAACGTGCAGCAGTACTCCCAGTCGGTCTTGTCGATCCACTGCAGATCGCTCTGGCTGCTGCCGTAGAACGGATCGGGGATCTGCCCGTTTGCCAGCAGGTCGGTATGCACGGTTCCGGGGACTGCGGCCGGGAGCCATTCGCCGAGTCCGTATTGCCGGAATTTCCATCCTTGGTTCAGTTCGGTGCGGCCGGCGGCCGAAATCCGGCTTCCCGCCGCGGCGGTCAGAAGCCATA contains these protein-coding regions:
- a CDS encoding beta-mannosidase → MKRLLLILWLLTAAAGSRISAAGRTELNQGWKFRQYGLGEWLPAAVPGTVHTDLLANGQIPDPFYGSSQSDLQWIDKTDWEYCCTFDAPELASYDNVRLVFEGVDCYADIRLNGELLHRTGNMFRTWKSDVKGLLKSRNNRLHVVFHSPVMQGLKNMAAYGGRLTANNDLGALGGLGPNKVSVFTRKSGYQYGWDLAPRYVTSGLWRPVALEAWNEARVEDFHVRTRSTGPRKAQMSASAALRTDAAGCYRIRILLNGKSILTADKTLDAGTHSIEEPFEIPSPRLWYPNGMGEPYLYDVELVLEKEGRELDRTAVRCGVRTVSLRCRDDADGRGRGFGFEINGIPVFCKGSNYVPADAFLPRISREKTEFLVRSAAQANMNMLRVWGGGTYESDDFYEMCDRYGIMVWQDFVFACNMYPGSAQIYADIRAEAEDNVRRLRNHPSLVLWCGNNEIDVAWKPHDKRNSRFRKFYTEEEAEQFDRVNETIFRNILPGVVDSLCGGTVPYWHSSPSPGWGLDTADRWRYGDVHNWDVWHKGDPISAYNTQIARFISEYGLQSYPELSSVERFIPEGERRLASPSMTSHQGDRKKGDARMLEYVDRSYLRSDDFARTLYLSQLMQAEGMKTAMEAHRRNMPYCMGSLIWQLNDVWPCASWSGIDYYGRWKAMHYFVRKACEPVVVSPYIQGDTLDIFVVSDLRKPLRGVMKLTLTDFSGNELKSSSHPVTVGAAASQRALRYGVRDYLDGADPGNAVLVCEFRSDKTAYRTLQYFETMKNAALPAAAVRIRAEKPDAATCRITVSSDKLAKNLTLHYRGTAGIFSDNYFDLLPGESRSVTLTAPEDAAEILRHIECMALNPETTIIKL